From Oreochromis niloticus isolate F11D_XX linkage group LG1, O_niloticus_UMD_NMBU, whole genome shotgun sequence, a single genomic window includes:
- the bnc1 gene encoding LOW QUALITY PROTEIN: zinc finger protein basonuclin-1 (The sequence of the model RefSeq protein was modified relative to this genomic sequence to represent the inferred CDS: inserted 1 base in 1 codon) → MTMAEAICCTLVNCNCDSFKPGKLKRRQCENCKHGWVAHALSKLKVHHMYQSSQVEIVHSNVVFDICSLMLYGTQAIPIRLKILLDRLFSVLKQEEVIQILNALDWTLQDYIRGYVLQDVAGKVLDRWAIMTFEEEIATLQQFLRFGETKSIVELMALQDKEGQAVLVPSTRTNSDIRTFIERNTPRTAANLSASKTDKLSGNSMHHFENFINSMAFMLPFQLLGSVPAPFLGSQTGAMQQQHQQHQQHQPLCRGPMEQQGQRQDVQGRDGLLRDNHPSLSHPSESTLLSSGTISFTADLNRSGDKPVDGLSAGTKIEAEDFSTSDNYSDGPSTPCTPSISSDVTQMSPESKLRSLDRNGSGGGVSGGVAGGGSLKKGRVFCNACEKTFYDKGTLKIHYNAVHLKIKHKCTIEGCNMVFSSLRSRNRHSANPNPRLHMPMNRNNRDKDLRSNLSADESSQGEKRPEYGTPISICSAESQKSVSSYMVSHMDSGSKLHSSSFPSMGQSGILFPNLKTVQPVLPFYRSLVTPAELANTPGTLPSLPLLSSSVPVKPITAPEPCTTDPIPKKKSRKSSMPIKIEKEMVERDEQDKESSSEDEAPLHGRDKDECDGNKEEGRLCTRQAGEEKEAREAYQGKDTEREQSLERELTERADKDDGSRLAETGVITCASSPFENRLMDNHCDDSSLCQDPDSNTEREDREHALNKMSELKWDDGEHRLTNGGGLQLIEREASDGCGDDYGDSGLSHLDPEAVLPHHCEICSKNFKNPYSVKMHYQNVHLKEMHMCTVDGCNAAFPSRRSRDRHSANLNLHHKLLTKDSFSPANALYSHSSLCRDRDSAGLEYFQEQRDRDPPHRDPSGQTSVIFRGHNRMGLVFPMSKMSTALDSTEASPVGETQGLGGGEGGVSGEDGAVLDLSTSSSAPPRGSAQSSWDSDGAGSEEGEGAEEDEEEALPVEDSDESCDGIGVGRPGGDELPLEGEGPWAVAREDKEXLQGGGGGSPITCHVCQKVYSNKGTFRAHYKTVHLRLLHKCKVPGCDTSFSSVRSRNRHSQNPNLHRNLAVSSGSPMEQE, encoded by the exons ATGACAATGGCTGAG GCTATCTGCTGCACTTTGGTGAACTGTAACTGTGACAGCTTCAAGCCGGGGAAGCTGAAGAGGAGGCAGTGTGAAAACTGCAAGCATGGCTGGGTGGCTCACG CCCTGAGCAAGCTGAAGGTGCACCACATGTACCAGAGCAGCCAGGTGGAGATCGTCCACTCCAACGTGGTGTTCGACATCTGCAGCCTGATGCTGTACGGCACGCAGGCCATCCCCATCCGCCTCAAGATCCTCCTGGACCGCCTGTTCTCCGTCCTGAAGCAGGAGGAGGTGATCCAAATCCTGAACGCGCTCGACTGGACGCTGCAGGACTACATACGAGGATACGTGCTGCAG GATGTCGCGGGGAAGGTGTTGGACCGTTGGGCGATCATGACGTTCGAGGAGGAGATCGCCACGCTGCAGCAGTTCCTGCGTTTCGGGGAGACCAAATCCATCGTGGAGCTGATGGCTCTGCAGGACAAAGAGGGCCAGGCAGTGCTGGTTCCCAGCACCCGCACCAACTCTGACATCCGCACGTTCATCGAGCGAAACACCCCCCGCACGGCTGCCAACCTCTCCGCGTCCAAGACCGATAAGCTGAGCGGCAACAGCATGCACCACTTCGAGAACTTCATCAACAGCATGGCCTTCATGCTGCCGTTCCAGCTGCTCGGCTCTGTTCCGGCGCCGTTCCTGGGCTCGCAGACAGGGGCGATGCAACAGCAGCACCAGCAACATCAACAGCACCAGCCGCTGTGCCGCGGGCCGATGGAACAGCAGGGCCAGCGGCAGGACGTTCAGGGGCGGGACGGTCTGCTCAGGGACAATCACCCCTCTCTGTCGCACCCGTCAGAGAGCACGCTGCTCAGCTCCGGCACCATCTCGTTCACGGCTGACCTCAACCGAAGTGGAGACAAGCCGGTGGACGGCCTCTCCGCCGGCACGAAGATCGAGGCCGAGGACTTCTCCACCAGTGACAATTACTCAGACGGGCCCTCCACACCGTGCACGCCGTCCATCAGCTCCGACGTGACCCAGATGTCACCGGAGAGCAAACTGCGCTCGCTGGACAGAAACGGGAGCGGTGGCGGCGTCTCGGGAGGTGTCGCCGGAGGAGGCTCTCTGAAAAAGGGTCGTGTGTTTTGCAACGCCTGCGAGAAGACGTTCTATGACAAAGGCACGCTGAAAATCCACTACAACGCAGTGCACCTCAAGATCAAGCACAAGTGCACCATCGAGGGCTGCAATATGGTGTTCAGCTCGCTGCGCAGCCGCAATCGCCACAGTGCCAACCCAAACCCGCGCCTTCATATGCCCATGAACCGCAACAACCGCGATAAAGACCTGCGGAGCAACTTGTCCGCTGATGAGAGCTCTCAAGGAGAGAAGAGGCCTGAATACGGCACCCCCATCTCCATCTGCTCTGCAGAGAGCCAAAAATCGGTGTCCAGCTACATGGTGAGCCACATGGACTCTGGCTCCAAGCTCCACAGCAGCTCGTTCCCCAGCATGGGCCAGAGCGGCATCCTCTTCCCAAACTTAAAAACAGTCCAGCCGGTCCTGCCTTTCTACAGAAGCCTGGTAACCCCAGCTGAGCTCGCCAACACCCCGGGAACGCTACCCTCGCTTCCTCTGCTGTCCTCCTCTGTGCCCGTCAAACCCATCACAGCCCCCGAGCCCTGCACGACTGACCCGATACCAAAGAAAAAGTCTCGCAAGTCCAGCATGCCAATAAAGATAGAAAAGGAGATGGTGGAGCGAGACGAGCAGGATAAGGAGAGCAGCTCCGAGGATGAGGCTCCCTTACACGGCAGAGACAAGGACGAGTGCGACGGTAACAAAGAGGAAGGACGTCTGTGCACAAGACAAGCTGGGGAGGAGAAGGAAGCCAGAGAAGCGTACCAGGGCAAAGACACGGAGAGAGAGCAAAGTTTGGAGAGAGAACTGACAGAGAGGGCAGACAAAGACGACGGCTCGAGGCTAGCCGAGACCGGTGTCATCACCTGCGCGTCCTCCCCCTTCGAAAACAGGCTGATGGACAATCACTGTGACGACAGCTCGCTCTGCCAGGACCCCGACAGCAACACAGAGAGGGAGGACCGCGAGCACGCCCTCAACAAGATGTCAGAACTCAAGTGGGACGACGGCGAGCACAGGCTGACGAATGGTGGCGGCCTCCAGCTCATAGAGAGGGAGGCGTCCGATGGCTGCGGAGATGACTACGGAGACTCGGGGTTATCTCACCTCGATCCCGAAGCCGTCCTGCCGCACCACTGTGAGATCTGCAGCAAGAACTTCAAAAACCCCTACAGCGTCAAGATGCACTACCAAAACGTCCACCTGAAGGAGATGCACATGTGCACGGTGGACGGCTGCAACGCCGCCTTCCCCTCCCGCAGGAGCAGAGACAG ACACAGCGCCAATCTGAACCTGCACCACAAGCTGCTGACCAAAGACTCCTTCAGCCCAGCCAACGCCCTCTACTCTCACTCCTCCCTTTGTCGAGACAGAGACTCTGCCGGGCTGGAGTACTTCCAAGAGCAGCGGGACCGAGACCCGCCCCACCGGGACCCGAGCGGCCAGACCTCCGTCATCTTCCGAGGGCACAACCGCATGGGTCTGGTCTTCCCGATGAGCAAAATGTCCACGGCTCTGGACAGCACTGAGGCGTCTCCGGTGGGAGAGACTCAGGGATTGGGAGGTGGGGAAGGCGGTGTAAGTGGGGAGGATGGGGCAGTCCTGGACCTGAGcacctcctcctctgctccgcCTCGCGGCAGCGCTCAGTCTTCCTGGGACTCAGACGGAGCTGGGAGCGAGGAAGGGGAGGGGGCCGAGGAAGACGAGGAGGAGGCGCTCCCCGTGGAGGACAGCGATGAAAGCTGCGATGGGATCGGCGTGGGTAGGCCCGGGGGCGACGAGCTTCCGCTCGAGGGGGAAGGACCCTGGGCTGTGGCGAGGGAGGACAAGG GGCTTCAGGGAGGTGGGGGTGGATCTCCAATAACGTGCCACGTCTGCCAAAAGGTCTACAGCAACAAGGGCACATTCAGAGCCCATTATAAGACTGTCCATCTGAGACTTCTTCACAAGTGTAAAGTCCCCGGCTGCGACACGTCGTTCTCCTCCGTACGGAGCAGGAACAGGCACAGCCAGAACCCGAACCTCCACAGGAACCTGGCTGTTAGCTCGGGTTCCCCCATGGAACAGGAGTAG